Proteins from a genomic interval of Scomber scombrus chromosome 11, fScoSco1.1, whole genome shotgun sequence:
- the LOC133990806 gene encoding hepatocyte nuclear factor 6-like has product MELTMENLHSVSSHSQAGDLMSSPHARPSPSPISTPRNLVSHAPGARSAMVSGMTSILEGSGGDYRTDPSALSGHLHQSISMCETGMSLSNTYTTLTPLQHLPTISTVSDKFHHPHSHHHTAAHQRLSAGNVSGSFTLMRDDHRGLASMGNLYSHYPKEMSVSGMGHGSLSPLSSGLGSLHNSQQQQLSSYGPGAHISADAKMLSPVSGFESHASMLSRSDQEHLARSLGGHGHGMISNLNGMHHHPHSHLHSQANGGVMLGDRERHGHGAGQGVAGSGVQAEEINTKEVAQRITAELKRYSIPQAIFAQRILSRSQGTLSDLLRNPKPWSKLKSGRETFRRMWKWLQEPEFQRMSALRLAACKRKEEDRGRERNQVPKKQRLVFTDLQRRTLVAIFRENRRPSKEMQITISQQLGLELTTVSNFFMNSRRRCTDRWDTEEHSHGVHGHGHVHTPHGNSNNNNNNASPIHPGISSFSKA; this is encoded by the exons ATGGAGCTCACCATGGAGAACCTTCACAGCGTCTCCTCGCACTCCCAGGCGGGTGATCTCATGAGCTCTCCGCACGCGCGACCGTCGCCGTCCCCCATTTCCACTCCCCGGAATCTGGTCTCGCACGCTCCAGGCGCGCGGTCAGCCATGGTGTCCGGCATGACCTCGATCCTGGAGGGCTCCGGTGGAGACTACCGGACAGACCCGTCCGCACTGTCCGGACACCTGCACCAGTCTATCAGCATGTGTGAGACCGGGATGAGCCTTAGCAACACGTACACCACCCTGACCCCCCTGCAGCATCTACCTACGATATCCACAGTCTCGGATAAGTTTCACCACCCGCACTCTCACCACCATACTGCCGCTCACCAACGACTCTCAGCAGGGAACGTCAGCGGCAGCTTCACGCTGATGCGGGACGACCACCGGGGGCTCGCCTCCATGGGCAATCTGTACAGTCACTACCCCAAAGAGATGTCCGTGTCCGGCATGGGCCATGGCTCGCTCTCCCCGCTGTCCAGCGGGTTGGGCTCTTTGCACAactcccagcagcagcagctctcatcTTATGGTCCGGGTGCGCACATCTCTGCCGACGCTAAGATGCTCTCCCCGGTGTCCGGGTTTGAGTCCCACGCCTCCATGCTGTCCCGAAGTGATCAAGAGCACCTGGCTAGGAGTTTAGGGGGGCATGGCCACGGCATGATCTCCAACCTCAACGGCATGCACCACCACCCACACAGTCACCTCCACTCCCAGGCAAATGGTGGGGTGATGCTGGGGGACCGGGAGAGGCACGGCCACGGAGCCGGCCAGGGAGTAGCAGGGTCAGGCGTCCAGGCGGAAGAGATCAACACAAAGGAAGTGGCTCAGAGGATAACGGCCGAGTTAAAGCGGTACTCCATCCCGCAGGCCATATTCGCCCAGAGGATCTTGAGCCGGTCACAGGGAACCCTCTCAGACCTGCTACGAAACCCCAAACCCTGGAGTAAGCTCAAGTCAGGCCGGGAGACTTTCAGGAGGATGTGGAAGTGGCTGCAGGAGCCTGAGTTTCAGCGGATGTCTGCTCTGCGGCTGGCCG cATGTAAACGTAAGGAAGAGGACCGAGGACGAGAGCGCAACCAGGTGCCAAAGAAGCAGCGACTGGTCTTCACCGACCTGCAGCGTCGGACCTTGGTAGCCATCTTCAGAGAGAACCGCCGCCCTTCTAAGGAGATGCAGATCACCATCTCCCAGCAGCTGGGCCTGGAGCTTACCACCGTCTCCAACTTCTTCATGAACTCACGCCGGCGCTGTACGGACCGCTGGGACACAGAGGAGCACAGTCATGGAGTGCATGGACACGGCCATGTGCACACTCCTCATggaaacagcaacaacaacaacaacaatgcctCTCCGATCCACCCCGGTATCTCCTCTTTCTCTAAGGCCTGA